The genomic DNA TCGGTCGCGACGCGGTCCGCAGCGGTTGCGACGGCTGGTTGCGATTGCTGCTCGCTTCGTTGTTGGACCCGCCGCCGAACAATCGGCTCAAGACGCCGATCCCGGAGCTTTGCGAGCTGCTTTGCCCGGAACTCGAGCGGCTGCTTGGCTGTTTGCCAACCACCTGCTGGATGTTGTTTGGATATTGCTGAGCCGATGCGTCCGTTGTGGGCTGATTTGTCTGGCCGTTTGCCGAAGCAACGCCCAGCAAGCAGGCGAACAAAACGATTGACAGTTTCGCGAAACGTGACATGCGCACGACTCTCCGACGAGTGAAATTCAGATCCTATGGTCTCTGATTATCGGAGCGACAACGTGTTAAATTGAATCAAATCTGCGGATTGTTCAGATAACGCGGCCGTTGGAATGCTTGCAATCCGCCCCCTCCCTCCTTTTTTTGGTAATGGAACGATGAGTCGACGCGAACAGATCGAGGCGATGTTGAAGGATGAACCGCAAGACACTTTCTTGCGGTACAGCCTGGCGATGGAGCTGCGCAGCGAAGGGGATAACGAAGCAAGCATTCGCCAATTGGTCGAAATGACGGGCGATACGCCCCCCTATGTACCAGCCTTTTTTATGGCTGCGCAACAGTTGGTCGATCTCGACCGGACCGACGAAGCGAGATCGATGTTGCGCGACGGCATCGAACAGGCGCGAGCTCAGGACGATGCCCACGCGGCGGCCGAGATGGCTGATTTCTTGGCGATGATCGGCGACCTGGGCGAATAGCTCTCGAGCAGACAGCGACGCTGGAGGAGACTTCGGTTCGCGCAGCGGATGGATTTGAGAAACGATGTCCAGCGAAAAAACGGAGGCTATCATTCTCCGCATCGTCCCGTTCAGCGAATCGAGCGTCGTGTTGACGATGCTGACGCGGGATTTCGGAAAGATTTCGGCGCTCGCCAAAGGAGCCTATCGCCCCAAAAGTGCTTTCGAAGGCGCGATTGACCTGGGTTGCCATTGTCGCGTAGTGTTCATCAAGAAGTCCTCGGATGCCTTGGATCTATTGACCGAAGCCAAACTGGAACGCCGGTTTCGCGCGGCCAATAAATCGTTGCCACAACTGTACGTTGGCTACTACATCTTTGAACTTCTGCGGGAACTGACCGAATCGGATGAACCCCATCCCGATCTGTTCGACCTGTCGTTGTGGACGTTAAAAAAGATCGATAGCGCCGACCTGATCCCCGGCGAACTATTGGACCTCGTAGCGACCTTTGAATTGCAAGCTTTAAAAACACTTGGACACGCTCCGTCGATGGACGTCTGCGCCACCTGTGGCAAGACGGTCGCGGACGCTGCGCGCGTCGCCTTCGGGATGATCAGCGGCGGCGTGTTATGCGATGCTTGCCGCCCTCGATCGCGGCAGGTTGTAATGCTTTCAAAGCAGGCGCGCGACGCGATGCGACAGCGAATCGACGAACCGGGCGGAGCTCGTTCAGCAAACCAAACTCAGAAAAACCAACTAAACGGCGAACTACGCGGCGTACTGCGTCGATATATGTCGCATCACGTCGGACATGAATTAAAGATGCCTCGATTGATCGACGGCATCCGCGTCCGGGGGTAGAGCGCCGTTGCAAATCAGATGTTGCCAGCGACCGATTTGCCAAGGACTACTTTTTTCAGCTCAGCGACATGGAAGTCGATCATGCGAATGAATATCTACACGCTGCTCGCGATCGGATTGATTGCCGTCCCCGGCTGCCAATCTTTTCAAAATACTCCGTGGAGCGATGGCCTGGTGGCACAAGAGCTTCCTCCGCCAACGGAAGCCACCGACGCCGATCAGATCGCTGAGATCGAAGACAAACGCAACCCCGCGGTCGCTTTGACCGACTACGTCACCGGCAAGGGACCAGCGAATCGCCCCAAAGCGCGGGAACTGTATCGCGAGGGTGAGGCGTTGTTCGAACAAGCCGCCGCCGCCGAGGGCAAACCGCGGATGAAACAGTTCCGCCAAGCTGCCGCTTCGTTCATCAAAGCCTCCAAGGAATGGAAGGATTCGGCGCTCGAAGAGGATGCGCTGATGATGGCCGGCGAAAGCTACTTCTTTGCCGACGACTTCCCCGAAGCCGACAAGATGTATGGCGAGCTGTTGGAGAGTCATCCGCGCAGCCGGCACATCGATCGCGTCGTCGCTCGCCGGTTCGAGATCGCCAAATATTGGCTGGCTGTCGACAAGCAGAGTCCGCAGATTCTGCCGGTCAACCTGACCGACCACCGCTTGCCGGCGCTGGACGTCGACGGTTCGGGAATCAAACTCTTGGATCAGATTCGCTACGACGCCCCGACCGGAAAACTGGCCGATGATGCCACGATGGCTGCCGGCCTGGAATACTTCGAACGCCAGAAGTGGACCACCGCCGACGGCTTCTTTTCGGATCTGCGGGAATCGTTCCCCGACAGCGATCACCAATTTAATGCGCACCTGTTTGGGCTGAAGTGCAAACTGAAGATCTACCAGGGGCCGAAGTACAGCGGCACCGTCCTCAACGAAGCTGACGACCTTGTCAAACGGATGCAGCGTCACTTTGCCACCGAATTGCAAAAGCCGGAGAACCGCGAACTTGTTAGCAAAGCGGCTGCCGAGATCGATCACCTGCTAGCCGAACGACTCTATTCGCGAGCCCAGTTCCGCGAGCTACGCTCCGAACACGGTGCGGCGAAGTTTTATTACCGCCAGTTGATCCAAGACCATCCCAAGACCAGTTATGCCGATACAGCTCGCGAACGTTTGACGGCGATCGAAGGGAAACCCGACACGCCGCCGCAACGCCTGGCTTGGTTGCACAAAATGTTCCCCGACAGCGAGCCGGCGAAACCGATCATGGTCGGCAATCCAAGCAACATGCTTAGGTAATCATTCCAGTGAGATCGATAAACGCTTTGTTTGATAACTCCCGCACCCTGTGGCTCGGCTGCGTCTGCCTGCTGGTAACCGCTGGCGGCTGCGCGGGCTACCAGTTGGGAAATCAGTCGCTCTACCGCAACGACGTCCGCACGGTCTACGTTCCGGTGATCCGAAACGATTCGTTCCGCCACGACCTGGGCGTTCGGTTGACCGAAGCGGTCCAGAAGGCGATCGAACAGCGAACGCCATTTAAAGTCACCGGCGATCCGAGCGCCGACAGCGTGCTCACCTGCCGCGTGATCGCCGACAGCAAACAAGTTTTGACCGAAACCAATACCGACGAACCGCGAGCTCTCGACAACGCCGTCGCCGTTCAAGCCAGCTGGGTCAATCGCCAGGGAACCGTATTGATGGAAAACCGGATCCTCCCGCCCGGCCAACTGGCGTTCTATTTTCGGCAGAGCAGCCGGATGGTTCCCGAAGCGGGCCAAACCGGTGCCACCGCGTTCCAAGAGTCGATCGACGATCTAGCAAATCAGATCGTCACCCAGATGCAGATCCGTTGGTAGCGATCGCATCGCCTGGGGCCAAAAATTGCCTCAAGAAAATTGGCAAAAATCCTGTGAACCCCTGTTACCCAAAACCGATCTTTTCGGGTAGACTTTGCACAGCAACAACTGCCCGATGGTGTAATGGCAACACTACGGTTTTTGGTACCGTCATTCTAGGTTCGAGTCCTAGTCGGGCAATGTTTGCTTTCTTCTTAGCCAGCTGAGGCGGATGGAATCGCTTTCCATCGATCGCCACACAGTTCAATCTGGCTCCTCAAGGCAATTGCCGAGGCCCCCCACCGAGTAAGTACTGTCAGTAGCTCCGCATTGTTTGCAGCAAGTCGCCCACCCCGCAGAGCTCAAAACCGGCAGCCGGTGCAATCGAGGACAGGCACTGTGATCGAGGACAGGCACGATACGGAACGCGATTAGGCCGCGATTGGGGCGATTGAGGACAGGCACGAAACGGATCGGGTGTGATCGAATCGCGTTTGAGGATGCGTTTGAGCGCGATTGGGGACAGGCACGAAACGGATCAGGTTCGATCGAATCGTGTTTGAGAACAGGCACAAAACGTTCCGTGGCAGGTGCCCCAAGATCGATCCCGCAGGGATCACAGACGGTAGCCGGTGGTTTGACTAGAGCGAACACGATCGGGGACAGGCATGGAAACGGATCAGGCTCGATCGAATCGCGTTTGAGCGCGTTTGAGGACAGGCACAAAACGTTCCGTGGCGATCGATGCCAACGATCGATCCCGCAGGGATCACAGACGGTAGCCGGTGGTTTGAGCAGAGCGAACACCACCGGAAACGTTCACGTATCCGATCGATGCCCCCGACGGGGTCACACAAAAATCTGCGATCCCTCAGGGAGCGTCGCGCGAGTTTGGCATGGCATTCCGGAGCTGCGCCGCTAATCGCCGCCCCCCCCCTCCGGGCACGGAGCATACTATCCGATTGGGTGACTTGCGATCCGATTGGGGATCGGATTGGGGACAGGCGTGAATTGCACCGGGGACCGCCCCCCCAACCGACTAGTCGGTTTCCGACGGGTTCAGGGACAGGCGTAGAACGGGGAGCTGATTGGGTGATTGGTGGGAATTGGGGACAGGCATCAACTGGATTGGCGCGGGTGGATCGTGTTTGGGACAGGCACAAACCGCAACGGGGACAGGCACCAACCGCTCCGTACATGCGGGATTAGGCAGGCGGGATTGGGGACAGGCATGTATTGCATCGGGGACCGCCCTCCCAACCGACCAGGTGGTTTCCGACGGGTTCAGGGACAGGCGTGGAACGGGGAGCTGATTGGGTGATTGGGGACAGGCATGAACAGGATTGCCACGGATCGATCGCGTTTGGGACAGGCACCGATCGCAACGGGGAAAGGCACTAAACGCGATCGAGGACAGGCACAATACGGATCCGGTGCGGATCACATGCGATTGAGGACAGGCATCAAACGTTTCTTATCCGGGAACGCCAACGATCGATCCCGCAGGGGGCAAATGCGGTAGCCGATGATTTCAGCGCAGCGAATGCCACCGGAAACGTTCGCGCAACCGCTCGACGCCCTCCGACGAGGGAACATACATCGATACACACAATCGACCGCTGCCCCCCCAGCAGAGGCAACTCACCCGTCTGCGATCGCGCGTTTTACGGATGGCTCGGTCAGAACGAACCCGAGAGTTCGGTGGCTCGCTTGACTCGCTGAATGCCGACGCCAAACGCCGCTTCGCGCAACGAGATGTTTTTCTCTTGCGAGGTATGCCACACGTTTTCAAACGCTTCGCTGAGCGTGCGGTCGAGTTCCTGACGCACTCGATCGAGACTCCAACGATAGTGCTGGCGGTTCTGCACCCA from Rosistilla oblonga includes the following:
- the recO gene encoding DNA repair protein RecO yields the protein MSSEKTEAIILRIVPFSESSVVLTMLTRDFGKISALAKGAYRPKSAFEGAIDLGCHCRVVFIKKSSDALDLLTEAKLERRFRAANKSLPQLYVGYYIFELLRELTESDEPHPDLFDLSLWTLKKIDSADLIPGELLDLVATFELQALKTLGHAPSMDVCATCGKTVADAARVAFGMISGGVLCDACRPRSRQVVMLSKQARDAMRQRIDEPGGARSANQTQKNQLNGELRGVLRRYMSHHVGHELKMPRLIDGIRVRG
- a CDS encoding tetratricopeptide repeat protein is translated as MRMNIYTLLAIGLIAVPGCQSFQNTPWSDGLVAQELPPPTEATDADQIAEIEDKRNPAVALTDYVTGKGPANRPKARELYREGEALFEQAAAAEGKPRMKQFRQAAASFIKASKEWKDSALEEDALMMAGESYFFADDFPEADKMYGELLESHPRSRHIDRVVARRFEIAKYWLAVDKQSPQILPVNLTDHRLPALDVDGSGIKLLDQIRYDAPTGKLADDATMAAGLEYFERQKWTTADGFFSDLRESFPDSDHQFNAHLFGLKCKLKIYQGPKYSGTVLNEADDLVKRMQRHFATELQKPENRELVSKAAAEIDHLLAERLYSRAQFRELRSEHGAAKFYYRQLIQDHPKTSYADTARERLTAIEGKPDTPPQRLAWLHKMFPDSEPAKPIMVGNPSNMLR
- the lptE gene encoding LPS assembly lipoprotein LptE; translated protein: MFDNSRTLWLGCVCLLVTAGGCAGYQLGNQSLYRNDVRTVYVPVIRNDSFRHDLGVRLTEAVQKAIEQRTPFKVTGDPSADSVLTCRVIADSKQVLTETNTDEPRALDNAVAVQASWVNRQGTVLMENRILPPGQLAFYFRQSSRMVPEAGQTGATAFQESIDDLANQIVTQMQIRW